The sequence below is a genomic window from Desulfomonile tiedjei.
TTCCCTTTTCCATGTAATATGCGCCCAGGTTGAAGAGCGTTTTTCGCTTTTGCTTATCCGAGCCCTTTTCCATGATTTTTGCAGAACAAAACTCAAAGTCCTTTTCACGGTCGAGCCGCCAGTACAAGAGGCTGAGAATGTGCAGGGCCTCCATTCGCTGCTTGTCGGGCGGATTGGCTTTGAGCACCTCCTTGAGCAGGTCAATGGCTTTTTGATTCTGGCGGTCCTTGTATCGGCACTGGGCCAATTTGAGCAACAGCCCTGTGTCTGCCGGTTTGATCTTCAGCACTGCCTGATACGCGTCGGCCGCGAGATCGAACCGTCCCTTGGTAAAGAGCTTTTCGGCTCGTGAGATCTGTTCCGTTTCGGAAAACTCCAGGCGCTGTATCTTCCCGTGAAACACCATCCAGGACAAGTCGTCCGCGGCCTTCAGGCCTTCGACCGACGCGGGATAGTTGAGAAACAACGTGCGGTAATGAGCGGTGGCCTTGGAATGATCTCCGATACGGCGTTGGAGCTGAGCGATACGGAGCACCAGGGCCGGCTTTTTCTTGTCCGAAGCCATGGAAATCATGGATTGCAGCATTTCTACGGCCTCGGGTTTACCTTGGTCGCAGAGAATGTCGGCAAGCTCTTCTCGAATGACTTCTTGGTAAATGCCGCCGGAATGACCCTTCAATAATTCCTTGAGAAGCTCCTCGGCCTTCTGAACATTTCGAGCCTTCCGATAACTTCGGGCAAGGAGCAGATACGCGGGCGGGCCATAAACCTTATCCGGAAAGAGGTGGCGCCATGCCTCTTCCGCTTGATGCATGTCTCCCGCGTCATAATGCTTTTTCCCTTCGGTGAACAGGTAATCCTGGACAGGTCCACTGGAAACGGTCAGAGCCGCACAAGGCAAAGGCACGACTGTGAGGACTGAGGCGCAAATAACGGCAAAGCACACGGCCGAGAACCGGCCCGTCCGATACGCGGCGGGAATTGCGGGTGCTGTCTTGGTAAAGGGAATTCCGCCAGGGGCAATCATCGTGTTATTCTAATGCCTAATTAGTGAGGGGTCAAGTAATTCATAATAAAATTAGATAATTCTGCCGGGCAGTTGAACGGTTTCGCCTCCGCTGGACAGTGCTTGTAGTTGTGGCTACATTTTGGTAAGATTCGCGGATTGTGCCGACCTATCTGTCAGTCGAGGAAATAATGGAAACGCGTGTGGGAAAACAAAAGGTCAAGAGCGAAGTCCCCGAACTGTTGCTCCTCTTTGAAATTAGCCGGATTCTGGATCGCAGTCTGGACCTGCGTGATGTGGTGGGCCCGGTCCTCGAATCAATTGCCAAACACATGGGCATGATGCGGGGTACCCTTACTCTTGTGAATCGCGACAGTGGAGAAATATTCATAGAAGCGGCTCACGGCCTGTCGGAAAGCCAGAAAGAGCGAGGCCGATACAGACCCGGCGAAGGCGTGACAGGGAAGGTTGTCAAGACCGGCCGACCCGTAGTGATCCCCCATATTTCGGATGAGCCCCTGTTTCTGGACCGGACAGGGGCACGAAAAGGACTCCAGAAGAAAGACATATCTTTTATCTGCGTTCCCATAAAGCTTGGGAGCGAGGTTACGGGAGCGCTCAGCGCGGATCGGCTCTTTGACGCGGGCGTTTCCTTGGAAGAAGACGTTCGCCTCCTGTCAGTCATAGCTTCCATGATAGCCCAGGCTGTTCGGCTGCGCCAATCCGCGCAGGAAGAGCGGCACAGGCTGATGGAGGAAAATCTCAGGCTGAAAGACGCGCTGAAGGAGCGTTTCAAGCCTTCCAACATAGTGGGAAACTCAAAGGGCATGCAGATCGTTTACGACCTGATCGCACAGGTCTCCAAGAGTGATACCACGGTCTTGATAAGAGGCGAGAGCGGCACGGGCAAAGAGTTGGTCGCGCACGCGATCCACTTCAACAGTTTCAGAGCTTCCAAACCGTTCATTAAAGTCAATTGCGGCGCGCTGCCGGAAAGCGTGGTGGAAAGCGAGCTGTTCGGGCATGAGAAGGGCGCGTTCACCGGGGCCATCGCCACCCGTAAGGGGCGGTTCGAACTGGCCCACGGCGGCACCATATTCCTGGACGAGATCGGTGACCTGTCCCCCACAACGCAGATCAAGTTCCTCAGGGTCCTGCAGGAAAAAGAGTTCGAACGCGTCGGGGGAACTCAGACCATCAAAACCGATGTCCGTGTCATGACCGCCACCAACAGGGACCTGGAAGAGCTGATCGAACAAGGCAAGTTCAGACAGGACCTCTATTATAGGCTCAATGTCTTCCCGATTCATATTCCGCCGCTGCGCGAGCGAAAGACCGACATACCCTTACTCGCGGACCACTTCGTCGAAAAATACAGCAAGGTCAATCACAAGACCATACGGCGCATTTCCACGCCGGCCATAGACATGCTCATGACCTATCATTGGCCGGGTAATGTCAGGGAACTGGAGAACTGCATGGAGCGCGCGGTTGTATTGAGTTCGGATCACGTCATTCACGGACATCACCTGCCGCCGACGCTTCAAACTGCTGAAGCCACCGGAACGGTGCCCGAAGGAACTTTGGACGGCACGCTCGGCAATGTGGAGCGCGATTTGATTTTGGACGCGCTGAAGGCCGCCCGAGGCAACAAGGCCAAAGCTGCCAGGGCCCTGGGAATCAGCGAGAGAATAATGGGACTGCGGGTAAAGAGGTATGGGATAAACCCTCGACGGTTTCGTACCATTTCGTAACACTTCCGCTCATTACGTACGTATATGTACGTTTGTCCCCTTTGATGTTACAATTGTGTCGGCCTACCTCGCCAAAAATGTAACACAAATCCAGCATCTTACCGTTCAAGCAACCAATCCGCGGGCTTTTGGCATCCCAATTGCTCCTTATGACGAAAAACTTGAGTCGCCGGTAAACCCCGTTATCCCAAGTCGTCTTCCAACCGAAAATTTCAGGGAGATCTTCATTCCACGAAACGGTTTCTCCCCGGAATTTCTGACAGCCGACTGACGTCCGGCGCCTAAGGTGAGCATTTTCTCGGAGGAGTTCTAAAAATGAATGCTGCGGACAACGCGTGGGTTTTGGCGGCCTCGGCTCTGGTGCTTTTGATGACACCGGGGCTGGCCATGTTCTATGGCGGAATGACACGGGCAAAGAACGTTCTTTCCACAATGATGCACAGCTTCTTTCTTATGGGCTTGGCATCAATCATCTGGCTTTTCTACGGGTTCAGCCTGGCCTTTGCGCCGGATGCCCTGGGCGGTTTTCTGGGTGGTGCGGACTACTTCGGCTTGAACGGCATCGGCGGGGCGCTCTTCCCTGACCTGCTGGACTCTTCGAAGACCATGACCATACCCGGTACCACCTTCATGATCTTCCAGTGCATGTTCGCGGTGATCACACCCGCGCTCATATCCGGGGCGTTTGCTGAAAGGATGAAGTTCAGTTCCTTCATAGTCTTCATGGTCCTGTGG
It includes:
- the nifA gene encoding nif-specific transcriptional activator NifA, which produces METRVGKQKVKSEVPELLLLFEISRILDRSLDLRDVVGPVLESIAKHMGMMRGTLTLVNRDSGEIFIEAAHGLSESQKERGRYRPGEGVTGKVVKTGRPVVIPHISDEPLFLDRTGARKGLQKKDISFICVPIKLGSEVTGALSADRLFDAGVSLEEDVRLLSVIASMIAQAVRLRQSAQEERHRLMEENLRLKDALKERFKPSNIVGNSKGMQIVYDLIAQVSKSDTTVLIRGESGTGKELVAHAIHFNSFRASKPFIKVNCGALPESVVESELFGHEKGAFTGAIATRKGRFELAHGGTIFLDEIGDLSPTTQIKFLRVLQEKEFERVGGTQTIKTDVRVMTATNRDLEELIEQGKFRQDLYYRLNVFPIHIPPLRERKTDIPLLADHFVEKYSKVNHKTIRRISTPAIDMLMTYHWPGNVRELENCMERAVVLSSDHVIHGHHLPPTLQTAEATGTVPEGTLDGTLGNVERDLILDALKAARGNKAKAARALGISERIMGLRVKRYGINPRRFRTIS